In a genomic window of Verrucomicrobiota bacterium:
- a CDS encoding sulfatase, producing the protein MKRIASLGWLIGLVLIGGSAVAAVKPARPNILFLFADDWGRYAGVYAATETRPSINQVIKTPNIDRIAREGALFKNAYVTAPSCTPCRSSLLSGQYFFRTGRGAILQGAMWDEKIPSYPLLLRDAGYHIGKSYKVWSPGTPADAPYGGAQHAYEKAGREFNRFSANATRMVREGMTFEAAKGKMLGQVRDNFKAFLDDRKPGQPFCFWFGPTLTHREFEKGSGKALWGIEPESVQGKLPKFMPDVPEVREDYTDYMGEIQAWDASVGLLVKMVADAGELDNTIIVISGDHGMPGVPGGKCNLYDFGVGVALIARVPGVQGGRVLEDFVNLMDLAPTFLEIGGVKPPATMIAKSFWDVLQTNKSGQVDPARTWVVTGRERHVAAARPGNLPYPHRAIRTPDFLYVRNFMPDRWPMGSPGLVTDTEAPPASVLEHNTFAAFADMDASPTKAWLIGQRLTPEWKWHYNWAFGKRPGEELYDVRNDPDQTKNLAGDPAYAKVKDELSARLLQVLTEAKDPRVLGETCIFENPPFTDAGGGNQKAGGKNKKQKAPQ; encoded by the coding sequence ATGAAGCGCATTGCAAGTCTTGGCTGGCTGATCGGTCTGGTGCTCATTGGCGGCAGCGCCGTTGCGGCGGTGAAACCCGCGCGGCCCAATATTCTTTTCCTCTTTGCGGATGATTGGGGCCGCTATGCGGGCGTCTATGCCGCCACGGAGACCCGCCCCTCCATCAACCAGGTCATCAAGACCCCGAATATTGACCGCATCGCCCGCGAGGGGGCGCTGTTCAAGAACGCGTACGTCACCGCCCCCAGTTGCACACCCTGCCGCAGCTCACTGCTCTCCGGCCAATACTTCTTCCGCACCGGGCGCGGCGCGATTCTGCAAGGCGCGATGTGGGATGAGAAGATTCCCAGCTACCCGCTGCTGCTGCGCGACGCCGGCTACCACATCGGCAAGAGCTACAAAGTCTGGAGCCCCGGCACGCCGGCGGATGCCCCGTACGGCGGCGCCCAGCACGCCTATGAAAAGGCCGGGCGCGAGTTCAACCGCTTTTCCGCCAACGCCACCCGGATGGTCCGCGAGGGCATGACCTTCGAGGCCGCCAAGGGCAAGATGCTCGGCCAAGTCCGCGACAACTTCAAAGCTTTCCTCGACGACCGCAAGCCCGGCCAGCCGTTCTGCTTCTGGTTCGGCCCCACGCTCACCCATCGCGAATTTGAGAAAGGTTCCGGCAAAGCCCTTTGGGGGATCGAGCCGGAGTCCGTCCAAGGCAAACTCCCCAAGTTCATGCCCGACGTGCCGGAAGTCCGCGAGGATTACACCGATTACATGGGCGAAATCCAGGCTTGGGATGCCAGCGTCGGGCTGCTCGTCAAAATGGTTGCGGACGCCGGCGAACTCGATAACACCATCATCGTCATCAGCGGCGACCACGGCATGCCCGGTGTGCCCGGCGGCAAATGCAACCTGTACGACTTCGGCGTCGGCGTGGCCCTCATCGCCCGCGTGCCGGGCGTCCAGGGCGGGCGCGTGCTGGAAGATTTCGTCAACCTGATGGACCTCGCCCCCACGTTCCTGGAAATCGGCGGTGTCAAGCCTCCCGCCACCATGATTGCCAAAAGCTTTTGGGACGTCCTCCAAACCAATAAATCCGGCCAGGTGGATCCCGCCCGCACTTGGGTTGTCACCGGCCGCGAGCGCCACGTCGCCGCCGCGCGTCCGGGGAATTTACCCTATCCCCACCGCGCCATTCGCACCCCGGACTTCCTCTACGTCCGCAATTTCATGCCGGACCGCTGGCCAATGGGCAGCCCCGGCCTGGTTACGGACACCGAGGCCCCGCCCGCGAGCGTCCTCGAACACAACACCTTTGCCGCCTTTGCCGATATGGACGCCAGCCCCACCAAAGCCTGGCTCATCGGCCAGCGCCTGACCCCCGAATGGAAGTGGCACTACAATTGGGCCTTTGGCAAGCGCCCCGGCGAAGAACTTTACGACGTCCGCAACGACCCGGACCAAACCAAGAACCTCGCGGGCGATCCCGCCTACGCCAAAGTGAAAGACGAACTCTCCGCGCGCCTCCTCCAAGTCCTCACCGAGGCCAAGGACCCGCGCGTCCTCGGCGAAACCTGCATCTTTGAGAACCCGCCCTTCACCGACGCCGGCGGGGGCAACCAGAAAGCGGGCGGCAAGAATAAAAAGCAGAAAGCCCCGCAGTAG